A stretch of DNA from Acidobacteriota bacterium:
GGAATCTCTTCAAGGCATTAAGGATTTCCTTGAGGATATCGCTTGTTCCATTCTCCTGCTTTGCCCTCAATATTTCGAGGACTCTTTCTCTACCGAAGAACTCTCCACCAGGTGCTTCCGCTTCCGTCAATCCATCGGTGTAGAAGAGGAGGAGATCATCAGGATGCACCGTGATCCAGCGGTGGGTGTATATTCTCTTCTCTTCAATCCCGATGCAGTAATCGGTAGCAGCAAGGAGCTCATGGGTAGCATCCTCTTGCCTGATGAGTATGACAGGTTCCATTCCGGCGATTGTGTACTGGAAGATCGCCTTTGCAGGACCGTACTTTCCTATTGAGATGAGATGAAGAAAGGTAAAGCCTCCGGAATGGAAAAGAACGCTCTGTTCATCTTGTTCATTACCTCGGAAGTAGCTGGCAGGTCTTCCAGCATAGGATCGTCAGCCATGTCGCCCAGCGTCTTCCTGAAAAGGCTTTTCACCAGAGTGCTGTTAATACCATGTCCCATCACGTCATAGAAGAAGATTGCAAATGGAGAGAGGTAGGAATGGGTAGGCTTCAGGGGATAACAATTGATTATACTTCTTTTTACAAACAATTTCCGCAAACAGCTTTGAGGAAAGGTTGCTTTGAATTAAAATCTATATGATTTTGCATGGAATCTTGATCTATTATAGAAATGGTTCGAGTTGAGTTGCAAGAAAAAGCGTTGCGTAGGGAAAATATTCTCGGTAAGGGAAAGGTTTCTAAGAAGGGTATCACTCTCGGGATCGTTTCTTCTGGGCTTGCTCTTTCCCTCCTCTTCATCTCCATTTCTGCTGTAGCAAAGTCAGAAAATAGAATGAAGAAGCTCCAGGCCGAGATCGAGTATCTCTTGCAGGAACTCGAGGTCATCAAGAACACGGAGCGCGGGGTCCTCGGCGAGTTGCGCAGGCTTGAATCAGAGAGGAAACTGAGGGAGGTCGAGCTGCAGAGAATCTCAATGGAAATTGAAGAGACAAAGAAAAAGATCGAGGAAGGAGAACACGAAATCGCCGAGCACAAAAGGAAGATAGGGGAACTGAAGAGGCATCTCTCGAAGGCTTTGAAGAGAGTTAACATGCTTGGGAGATTGCGGCATTACAGGGTCCTCCTGTTAGCTCAGAATGCCTCTGAAACCCTTTCCTTCTTTAAATATGCTTCGTATATGACAACGAAGGATGCCAGGAGCATCAGAAACTTCAGGAATTACGTGAAAACTCTTCATGAGTCGACAAGGGAGCTTGATGGTAAAAGGATGATCCTCACAGAGCAGAAAGATGCCCTGGAGAAAAAGAAGCAGATGCTCCTGAGAGGAGAATCGGCGAGAAGGGTGCTGCTTGAATCTATCAGGAATAGGAAAGAGATCCATCGCGAGGCCATCAACGAGCTGAGGAGTGCTTGCGATGAGCTGGAAAAATTGATAAATTCCTTTGGCAGCGCGAGGCAGGAAGATCTTCGCCTCTCGTTGAACGCGAGGAAGTTCAAAGGGCTCTTTGCGTGGCCATGTCGGGGCTATGTAAATGTTCCCTTTGGCCGGATAAAACACACTAAGTTTGGAACAGAGCTCCCTCATAACGGGATCGATATCGTAGCGCCATTGGGTTCGGATGTGAGAGCGGTCTTCGATGGCAAGATCATCTTTGCAGAATGGTTCAAGGGGTACGGCCTCACGATAATAATCGATCATGGTGCGGGAATCCTGAGTGTCTATTGTCACGCTTCGGCCATTCTAGTAGAGGTGGGGGAGTACGTTGAGAAGGGATTCCTCATAGGAAAGATCGGGGACAGCGCTTCTCTCAAAGGACCATATCTCTATTTTGAGATAAGGGACAATGGAAGCGCCATAGATCCGATGAAATGGCTTTCGGAAAGGTGAAGCTCATGCGAAAGAGAATCTTATTTCTTTTTTTACCACTCATCATTGCATCAATGGCTCTGGCAATGTTACTGGGTGGGATGATTTCTTCAAAAGGAGGTCTCTACAAATACCTGGGTCTATTCTCCGATGTCTTGACCATCATCATGAAAGAATATGTCGATCCCATCAGCTCCAATCTCCTTTTGGAAGGAGCGAACCGCGGATTGCTCTCGAGCCTGGATCCCAATTCAGCCTATCTCACAAAAGAGGAAGTGATTGAATTCAAGAA
This window harbors:
- a CDS encoding PP2C family protein-serine/threonine phosphatase, encoding MEPVILIRQEDATHELLAATDYCIGIEEKRIYTHRWITVHPDDLLLFYTDGLTEAEAPGGEFFGRERVLEILRAKQENGTSDILKEILNALKRFLGEKTLSDELSLLLIKF
- a CDS encoding peptidoglycan DD-metalloendopeptidase family protein: MRRENILGKGKVSKKGITLGIVSSGLALSLLFISISAVAKSENRMKKLQAEIEYLLQELEVIKNTERGVLGELRRLESERKLREVELQRISMEIEETKKKIEEGEHEIAEHKRKIGELKRHLSKALKRVNMLGRLRHYRVLLLAQNASETLSFFKYASYMTTKDARSIRNFRNYVKTLHESTRELDGKRMILTEQKDALEKKKQMLLRGESARRVLLESIRNRKEIHREAINELRSACDELEKLINSFGSARQEDLRLSLNARKFKGLFAWPCRGYVNVPFGRIKHTKFGTELPHNGIDIVAPLGSDVRAVFDGKIIFAEWFKGYGLTIIIDHGAGILSVYCHASAILVEVGEYVEKGFLIGKIGDSASLKGPYLYFEIRDNGSAIDPMKWLSER